The following are encoded together in the Ezakiella massiliensis genome:
- a CDS encoding valine--tRNA ligase — protein MKELDSKYNPHDFEKRIYNEWVDNNLFSPSVNKDGKPYTIMMPPPNVTGNLHLGHSMYTLQDIYIRLKRMQGYAALWLPGTDHASIATESRVVNKIRREGKSKEELGRDGFLEEAWDWTHEHGGNIINQLKSMGFSCDWDRLKFTLDDNMSHAVFTAFKRMYDDGLIYKGDRIINWCPDCKTAISDAEVDHVDTDSKIWEIRYNFADGDGSVVIATTRPETLLGDLAVAVNPNDDRYKDVVGKNVILPLVEKEIPIIADDYVDMEFGTGVVKITPSHDPNDFMVGERHNLGQFVVIDEDAKMNENALKYAGMDRYEARKNIIADLKAQGLLVSEKKHENAVGHCSRCKTVIEPLISKQWFVKMKDLAKDTLEAFDAGEPKFYPERYGKIYRNWLSNLNDWCISRQLWWGHQIPAYYCEDCGHIHVSESPVEKCEKCGSTNIHQDPDTLDTWFSSALWPFATLGWPDENSEDFKKFFPTDLMITGFDIILFWVIRMTFTSKYFLNQIPFKDVLITGLVRDIQGRKMSKSLDNGIDPLEIIEKYGADALRFNMVTGNSPGNDMRFDEKKVENARNFANKVWNASRFLLMNIGDHKSTDFDQDKLTDKDIWILEKLNDAISTVDKNLSKYEVGLAAERIYSFIWEDLCDYYIEFSKSDLYGDDEDRKAVTKSVLLYVLENSLKLLHPFMPFITEEIYQSLPNSKGYIMVQAWPEVLEIKNPKSSVFVIEKIKDIIREVRNAKASRNIDPSRKSELILAGDNALIADVIANKEMIMPLIGVTEIISTTEKLNPSDYLFMSIPEFDMYMPLKELIDYEKEIISLEKKIENYESEIERLNKKLANKGFVDKAPEAVVNKEKEKLNDYESLLQSAKDSLEEIKRAL, from the coding sequence ATGAAAGAATTAGATAGTAAATATAATCCGCATGATTTTGAAAAAAGAATTTATAATGAGTGGGTAGACAATAATTTATTTTCTCCCTCTGTTAATAAAGATGGTAAGCCATACACTATTATGATGCCACCGCCAAATGTTACTGGTAATTTGCATTTGGGGCATTCTATGTATACTTTACAGGATATTTATATCAGGCTAAAGAGGATGCAAGGTTATGCAGCTCTTTGGCTGCCAGGCACAGACCACGCAAGTATTGCAACTGAGTCTCGTGTTGTAAATAAGATTAGACGCGAAGGCAAGTCCAAGGAAGAACTTGGCCGCGATGGATTTTTGGAAGAGGCCTGGGACTGGACCCATGAGCACGGTGGCAATATTATTAATCAGCTCAAGTCTATGGGTTTTTCTTGCGATTGGGATAGGCTAAAATTTACTCTGGATGACAATATGAGTCACGCTGTTTTTACAGCTTTTAAACGCATGTATGATGATGGTCTTATTTATAAGGGTGACAGGATTATTAACTGGTGCCCAGATTGTAAGACTGCTATTTCTGATGCTGAGGTTGACCACGTTGATACTGATAGTAAAATTTGGGAAATCAGATATAATTTTGCTGATGGAGATGGGAGTGTAGTCATTGCTACAACTCGTCCTGAAACTTTGCTTGGCGACTTGGCTGTTGCTGTTAATCCAAACGATGATAGATACAAGGATGTGGTTGGCAAAAATGTCATACTTCCACTTGTTGAAAAAGAAATTCCTATAATTGCTGATGATTATGTTGATATGGAATTTGGTACAGGTGTTGTAAAGATTACACCTTCTCACGACCCTAACGACTTTATGGTTGGTGAACGCCACAATCTTGGCCAATTTGTAGTTATTGATGAAGATGCCAAGATGAATGAAAATGCTTTGAAATACGCAGGTATGGATAGGTATGAGGCAAGGAAAAATATTATTGCAGACTTAAAAGCTCAAGGGCTTTTGGTCAGCGAAAAGAAACACGAAAATGCAGTTGGCCATTGCAGCAGGTGTAAAACTGTTATTGAGCCCCTGATCAGCAAGCAATGGTTTGTTAAGATGAAAGACTTGGCTAAAGATACTCTTGAAGCTTTTGACGCTGGCGAACCAAAATTCTATCCTGAAAGATATGGAAAGATTTACAGAAACTGGCTGTCAAATTTAAACGACTGGTGTATTTCACGTCAGCTTTGGTGGGGCCATCAAATTCCAGCATATTACTGCGAAGACTGTGGCCACATTCACGTTAGCGAAAGTCCAGTAGAAAAGTGTGAAAAATGTGGATCAACGAATATACACCAAGATCCAGACACTTTGGATACCTGGTTCTCATCAGCCTTGTGGCCATTTGCAACATTGGGTTGGCCGGATGAAAATTCAGAAGACTTTAAAAAATTCTTCCCAACTGATCTAATGATCACTGGCTTTGATATAATTTTATTCTGGGTTATTAGGATGACCTTTACATCTAAGTATTTCTTGAATCAAATTCCATTTAAAGATGTTTTGATTACCGGACTCGTCCGTGACATTCAAGGCAGGAAGATGAGTAAGTCTCTTGACAATGGTATTGACCCGCTTGAAATTATTGAAAAGTACGGGGCCGACGCCTTGAGATTTAATATGGTTACGGGTAATTCACCTGGAAACGATATGAGATTTGATGAGAAAAAGGTTGAAAATGCAAGAAACTTTGCCAACAAGGTTTGGAATGCAAGCCGCTTCCTACTTATGAACATTGGCGACCACAAGTCAACTGATTTTGACCAAGATAAACTCACCGATAAGGACATTTGGATTCTGGAAAAATTAAATGACGCAATTTCAACTGTCGACAAGAACCTTTCCAAATATGAAGTTGGTCTTGCAGCTGAACGCATTTACTCATTTATCTGGGAAGACCTCTGCGACTACTATATCGAATTTTCAAAGAGCGATTTATATGGTGATGACGAAGATAGAAAGGCTGTTACTAAGTCAGTGCTTCTTTATGTATTGGAAAATAGTTTAAAGCTTCTTCACCCATTTATGCCTTTTATCACAGAGGAAATTTACCAATCTCTACCAAACTCAAAGGGCTATATTATGGTTCAAGCATGGCCAGAGGTTTTGGAAATCAAAAATCCAAAGAGCAGCGTTTTTGTAATTGAAAAGATCAAGGACATTATAAGAGAAGTTAGAAATGCAAAGGCATCCAGAAATATCGATCCAAGCAGGAAATCCGAATTGATTTTGGCTGGCGACAATGCTTTGATTGCAGATGTTATTGCAAATAAAGAAATGATTATGCCATTAATCGGCGTAACAGAGATTATTTCTACTACAGAAAAGCTAAATCCAAGCGACTATCTCTTTATGTCAATACCTGAATTCGATATGTATATGCCTCTAAAAGAGCTAATCGATTACGAAAAAGAAATTATTAGTTTGGAAAAGAAAATCGAAAATTACGAATCAGAAATCGAAAGATTAAATAAAAAACTTGCTAACAAGGGCTTTGTAGACAAGGCTCCAGAGGCAGTTGTAAATAAAGAAAAAGAAAAGCTAAACGACTATGAGTCCTTGCTCCAATCAGCTAAGGATTCTCTTGAAGAAATTAAGAGGGCTTTATGA
- the rapZ gene encoding RNase adapter RapZ encodes MKDKMDIIIVTGMSGAGKTATLNVLEDDGYLCIDNLPIPLIRETFELMQKTPQVEKVALAIDLRNRIFTNELFSIIKNLKDEYGAKVLFLNASDEALIRRFKERRRPHPLAMKGSILDGISKERKIMDKIQEISLPIETSNLSLGELKRAIHSMLEETDGLNVVFTTFGFKHGIVMDADLVFDVRFIENPYYVPELKTKSGYKDEVYTFVLSQPEVDEFIKKLYDLIKFLIPLYEREGKEQVLVAFGCTGGRQRSVSVARRLKEIFEKEDNISITMINRDLEDESK; translated from the coding sequence TTGAAAGATAAAATGGATATTATAATTGTAACTGGCATGAGCGGGGCAGGAAAAACTGCCACCTTAAATGTATTGGAAGACGACGGCTATCTGTGCATAGACAATTTGCCAATACCACTGATTAGAGAGACTTTTGAATTGATGCAAAAGACTCCTCAAGTTGAAAAAGTTGCCCTGGCTATAGACCTCAGGAATAGGATTTTTACAAACGAACTCTTTTCGATTATAAAAAATTTGAAGGACGAATACGGAGCCAAGGTTTTATTTTTAAATGCATCTGATGAGGCGCTAATAAGAAGATTTAAGGAAAGGCGGAGACCGCATCCTCTTGCTATGAAGGGAAGTATTTTAGATGGCATTTCCAAGGAACGTAAGATTATGGATAAGATCCAAGAGATTTCTCTGCCTATTGAGACTTCTAACTTGAGTTTGGGCGAACTCAAACGAGCCATTCACTCAATGCTGGAAGAGACTGATGGGCTCAATGTGGTCTTTACAACCTTTGGTTTTAAGCACGGGATTGTTATGGATGCTGATTTGGTTTTCGATGTAAGATTTATTGAAAATCCATATTATGTGCCTGAATTAAAGACCAAGTCCGGTTATAAGGATGAAGTTTACACTTTTGTTTTAAGCCAGCCGGAAGTGGATGAATTTATAAAAAAACTCTATGATTTAATTAAATTTTTAATACCGCTTTATGAACGAGAGGGTAAGGAACAAGTCTTGGTAGCCTTTGGTTGCACAGGTGGTAGGCAGAGGTCTGTAAGCGTTGCCAGACGCCTAAAGGAAATATTTGAAAAAGAAGATAATATAAGTATTACTATGATTAACAGGGATTTGGAAGATGAAAGCAAATAA
- the murB gene encoding UDP-N-acetylmuramate dehydrogenase produces MKVLKDYDIKEFSTMKIGGPCRAIYLPESNEDIKEILNTEKNPLIIGQMSNILITDKKFDRSIILLRENFSNIELKDDLVYAQAGATMNELSNFAIENALTGFEFMEGIPGSIGGGVFMNAGAYGGEMKDIIHSVVVFRDREIVEVSNDLCEFDSRHSVFQDNGDIILGAYYKAIKGNREEIKALVDDLHERRNSKQPLEYPSCGSVFKRPKGYYASKLIDDLNLKGTRIGGAMVSPKHAGFIINYDQATFDDVIELIELIRGKVRDEYGVELETELRIIER; encoded by the coding sequence ATGAAAGTTTTAAAAGATTATGATATAAAAGAATTTTCTACAATGAAGATTGGAGGACCTTGTAGGGCAATTTATTTGCCAGAGTCCAACGAGGATATAAAAGAAATTTTAAATACAGAAAAAAATCCACTGATAATAGGCCAGATGAGCAATATTTTAATTACAGATAAAAAATTTGACCGGTCGATAATTCTATTAAGGGAAAATTTTTCAAATATTGAATTAAAAGATGATTTGGTCTACGCTCAAGCTGGAGCTACTATGAACGAGCTCAGCAATTTTGCTATTGAAAATGCTCTTACAGGTTTTGAATTTATGGAGGGCATACCAGGTTCTATTGGCGGCGGAGTTTTTATGAACGCGGGAGCCTATGGCGGGGAAATGAAAGACATAATTCATTCTGTTGTTGTTTTTAGAGATAGAGAAATTGTGGAAGTTTCAAATGACCTTTGCGAATTTGACTCAAGGCATTCCGTCTTTCAAGACAATGGCGACATTATATTAGGCGCTTACTATAAGGCCATTAAAGGCAATAGAGAAGAGATAAAAGCCTTGGTTGATGACCTGCACGAGAGAAGAAACTCTAAACAGCCACTTGAATATCCTTCGTGTGGATCAGTTTTCAAGAGGCCAAAGGGTTATTATGCTTCAAAACTTATTGATGATTTAAATTTAAAGGGGACAAGAATTGGCGGAGCAATGGTATCACCAAAGCATGCAGGCTTTATAATCAACTATGACCAGGCGACTTTTGATGATGTTATAGAGCTGATTGAACTTATTAGAGGTAAGGTCAGAGACGAATACGGTGTAGAATTAGAAACGGAGTTAAGGATAATTGAAAGATAA
- the hpt gene encoding hypoxanthine phosphoribosyltransferase, translating into MIKKVLITQDEINERLDKLAEEINEYYHGEPIMVIPLLRGGFMFAADLIKRLDMLVEVDFITTASYGHKKVSSGDVKVFSDLRSNVEGKNVLIVDDIIDSGNTLKFIKDYIGIRNPKSLKIATMLDKPSRRTQDVNSDFVGFEVDDVFIVGYGLDYENNYRNVPYIFEFLEEGEDE; encoded by the coding sequence ATGATTAAAAAAGTTTTGATTACACAAGATGAAATTAATGAGCGTTTGGACAAGCTGGCAGAGGAAATAAATGAATATTACCATGGTGAACCCATCATGGTAATACCTCTTTTAAGGGGTGGCTTTATGTTTGCAGCCGACCTGATTAAGAGGCTGGACATGCTTGTTGAAGTAGATTTTATTACAACTGCTTCCTATGGGCACAAGAAGGTTTCATCTGGTGATGTAAAAGTATTTAGCGATTTGAGATCCAATGTAGAAGGCAAAAATGTTTTAATAGTCGATGATATTATTGATTCAGGCAATACCTTAAAATTTATCAAGGACTATATAGGAATTAGAAATCCAAAGTCATTAAAGATTGCCACAATGCTTGATAAGCCATCCAGAAGGACACAAGATGTAAACAGTGATTTTGTAGGCTTTGAAGTGGACGATGTTTTTATTGTAGGTTATGGCTTGGACTATGAAAACAATTACAGAAATGTGCCTTATATATTTGAATTTTTGGAAGAGGGAGAAGATGAATAA
- a CDS encoding CPBP family intramembrane glutamic endopeptidase, translating to MNKKSMPTAVAGSLMFMGLTVLFLTLGGLTQLLNIYFGIFFTEAIILGLVTYLVCVFRKYYVKETLALRMPYEGTLWKAFFISLLSYPVIVFINGLYLTGLSKFMTLPSDLGVPLPETFPMFLVSVIMFAVLPGVFEELVFRGFLFKAFDRYKPLARIFITATLFAIFHYNPINIVGPFLMGLTFGYLRYRSDSLLPSIIGHTTNNSIAMVIGYIANKAGNLDLDAAGDPDMANVEAVLGDSKVLVAAFGVIVIALLAYMVYKLLKSFPDYREKTTLVIKPEKRERLFTLIMFIFGFIMLASAFVIVMKKF from the coding sequence ATGAATAAAAAAAGTATGCCAACAGCTGTTGCTGGATCACTCATGTTTATGGGGTTAACGGTTTTGTTTTTAACCCTGGGTGGACTTACTCAGCTTTTAAATATTTATTTTGGAATATTTTTTACAGAGGCAATAATATTAGGCCTAGTGACATATCTGGTCTGTGTATTTAGAAAATATTATGTAAAAGAGACCTTGGCCCTTAGGATGCCCTACGAGGGGACTTTATGGAAGGCGTTTTTTATATCGCTTTTATCTTATCCAGTTATTGTATTTATAAATGGTTTGTATTTGACAGGCCTATCTAAGTTTATGACGCTACCATCTGATTTGGGTGTACCCCTACCAGAAACTTTCCCAATGTTTTTGGTAAGTGTTATTATGTTTGCGGTCTTGCCAGGAGTTTTTGAAGAGTTGGTCTTTAGAGGATTTCTATTTAAGGCCTTTGATAGGTACAAGCCTCTGGCGAGGATTTTTATAACTGCAACCCTCTTTGCAATCTTCCACTACAATCCTATAAATATTGTCGGACCATTTTTGATGGGACTGACATTTGGATATTTGAGATACAGGTCTGACTCATTACTCCCTAGCATCATTGGTCACACAACCAACAACTCCATAGCCATGGTCATAGGCTACATTGCCAACAAGGCTGGCAACTTGGATTTGGATGCTGCCGGCGATCCTGATATGGCAAATGTTGAGGCCGTGCTAGGCGATTCAAAAGTCCTTGTTGCTGCATTTGGAGTGATTGTAATTGCACTTTTGGCTTATATGGTTTACAAGTTGTTAAAATCTTTCCCAGATTATAGGGAAAAGACCACTCTAGTTATAAAGCCAGAAAAAAGAGAAAGATTATTTACATTGATCATGTTTATCTTTGGATTTATAATGCTTGCAAGTGCATTTGTAATAGTTATGAAAAAGTTTTAA
- a CDS encoding shikimate dehydrogenase has product MLKLCLIGKNIKNSRSPELYHSFAKRDWVDLSYELRDLDREDLPAFVDEVRSGGYSGFNVTAPYKNDIIKYLDYISDDAKAVAAVNTVYNKDGVLYGYNTDIYGAFESINPVLKEGSILILGRGGAARAVIRAFKDKDLTIYARDFNNDDLLKIKVDLKFIDNLHGQDFINVINATSVGFNEEKTLMGKPFASQKTAIDLIYTPAKTMFLSCMEESGLEIKNGFEMLDLQAKMSYKIFLGEIS; this is encoded by the coding sequence ATGCTAAAACTTTGCCTGATAGGGAAAAATATAAAAAATTCCAGGTCGCCAGAACTCTATCACTCTTTTGCAAAGAGAGATTGGGTCGACTTGTCTTATGAGTTGAGAGATTTAGATAGAGAAGATTTGCCAGCCTTTGTCGATGAAGTTAGGTCTGGTGGATATAGTGGCTTTAATGTCACGGCCCCTTATAAAAATGATATTATAAAATATTTAGATTATATAAGTGATGATGCGAAGGCTGTGGCGGCAGTAAACACTGTCTACAATAAAGACGGCGTGCTATATGGCTACAACACGGATATTTATGGGGCCTTTGAAAGTATCAATCCCGTTTTAAAAGAAGGAAGTATTTTAATTTTAGGACGGGGTGGAGCAGCCCGGGCTGTCATCAGGGCTTTTAAAGATAAGGACCTGACTATTTACGCCAGAGACTTTAACAATGACGATCTGCTTAAGATAAAAGTTGATTTAAAATTTATAGATAATTTACATGGCCAAGATTTTATAAATGTTATAAATGCGACAAGCGTTGGCTTTAACGAAGAAAAAACACTGATGGGAAAGCCATTTGCCTCGCAAAAAACGGCTATTGATCTAATCTATACACCGGCAAAAACAATGTTTTTATCCTGTATGGAAGAGTCTGGCCTTGAAATTAAAAACGGATTTGAAATGCTTGATTTGCAAGCCAAGATGAGTTATAAAATATTTTTAGGAGAGATAAGTTGA
- the yvcK gene encoding uridine diphosphate-N-acetylglucosamine-binding protein YvcK, translating into MKANKLVAIGGGTGLSILISGLKDKFDVSAIVTVGDNGGGSGILRADLNMLPPGDIRNCLLALSNAPDSLSKLLSYRFKKGGLNGQSLGNLMIAGMTEEFGSFEQAIYFLSKALNIKGNVYPVSLDPMDLVANLSNGDTIYGESEIAIFSLKRKAKINEIYLNQPCNISVDAREAIREADIVTLGPGSLYTSVICNLLVDDVRDLLKNKKIAYVSNVMTQPEETYNYTLRDHIEEIERYLGRDLDFVFANDVLPEKEVLAKYKDEGSIPVVPSKDDYEFYGDRLITGDFISVKEGYIRSASEKIAEEILKLC; encoded by the coding sequence ATGAAAGCAAATAAACTGGTCGCCATTGGTGGTGGGACTGGACTTAGCATTTTAATATCGGGACTCAAGGATAAATTTGACGTTTCTGCCATAGTAACCGTTGGCGATAATGGTGGCGGAAGCGGAATTTTGCGTGCCGATTTAAATATGCTGCCGCCAGGGGATATTAGAAACTGCCTCTTGGCTTTGTCTAATGCACCTGACTCCTTGTCTAAACTCTTGTCTTATAGGTTTAAAAAAGGAGGATTGAATGGTCAGTCACTGGGAAATTTAATGATAGCAGGAATGACCGAGGAGTTTGGGTCTTTTGAACAGGCGATTTATTTTTTGAGCAAGGCATTAAACATAAAGGGCAATGTATATCCTGTTAGCCTTGACCCAATGGATTTAGTTGCTAATTTATCAAATGGAGATACCATTTACGGTGAAAGTGAGATTGCAATTTTTTCTTTAAAGAGAAAAGCCAAGATAAACGAAATTTATTTAAATCAGCCTTGCAATATTTCTGTCGATGCCAGAGAGGCCATAAGGGAGGCAGACATTGTAACTTTAGGCCCAGGGTCCTTGTACACATCTGTAATTTGTAATTTGCTGGTGGACGATGTGAGAGATTTATTAAAGAACAAAAAAATTGCCTATGTATCAAACGTCATGACCCAGCCGGAAGAAACTTATAATTATACACTCAGGGACCATATAGAGGAAATCGAAAGATATTTGGGCAGGGACTTGGATTTTGTATTTGCCAATGATGTCTTGCCAGAAAAAGAGGTATTGGCTAAGTACAAGGACGAAGGATCTATCCCAGTTGTACCTAGCAAAGACGATTATGAATTTTATGGAGACAGGCTAATTACAGGAGACTTTATTTCTGTAAAAGAAGGCTATATAAGGTCTGCTTCAGAAAAAATTGCGGAAGAGATTTTAAAATTATGCTAA